ATTGTGGTCGTCATCGTTGTCACTTGTACTATCGGCTCTCTACACCCTCTCTACAGGAACTCAATAAGGTCGTTTCTTTTGGATTGCTGCCAATGGTGACGGCGACCAAATTGATGGGAATAGCCGTCGCTATCGGAGAGCGAAATAGTTCGCGGAGACGTTTCTCATTGGTGAACATTTTTATGGGTACGGGCGCTATGACGCATATCATGTCCCACAACGACGCCGGGAATCGGGAACGCGAACCCGGTTCACCGATAATCAAGAGCGTCGAAACCTCGCTCGCGATCGTCGACGAGCTACAGGCTCGAGACGGAGCCGGGGTTTCGGAGCTAGCCGACGCGATCGGGAAATCGAAGGGGACGGTTCACAAACACCTGATCACCCTACGCAAACACGATTACGTGGTCAAGGAGGGCGATACCTACCGGATCGGCCTCCGATTCCTTGACGTCGGTGGCTACGCCCTCCATCAGGTCGAGGGGCTTCAGTACATCGAGCCGAAGGTCCGAGAACTGGCGGATATCACCGGGGAGACGGTCCAGTTCTCAATCGAACAGCGCGGCCGATCCATCGTCCTCGACCGAAAAGCCGGGAAAAAGGGTGTCTTCAGCCGTGCTCGGATCGGAAAACGGTTCTACATGCATCAGGTCGCCGGCGGCAAGGCGATTTTGGCGAACCTGCCCGACGAGCGCGTTCGCGAGATTGTCGCCTGTCACGGGTTGCCAGCCGCCACCGACGAGACGATCACTACCGAAGCCGAACTGTTCGAAGAACTCGAGGCAGTCCGTGAACGAGGATACGCGTTCAATATCGACGAGAGCACGCACGGACTCTGCGCGGTCGGCGTGCCACTGACGGGACCAGAGGGGTCAGTCATCGGCGCGTTCGCCGTCGCCGGCCCGAGCCATCGCATGCGCGGCGAGCGCTTCGAGTCGGAGATTCCCGACACGATCCGAAGCGTCATCAACGAACTCGAGTTAAATCTCGCCCACTCCTGAGACGGCTCAGTCGGCGTCTTCACTCCACCCTCGCGACCGCGCTCCTCGAGTTCGAATCGACTCCAGACATCAGATACGAATGATAGTTTGTATAGATATGTACATGTGCGACCAAAATCACATCTCATACCGGCTTAATCGGATATAGTGGGTTATTTGGGCTGTATGGGGCCGCTTGTTCTTCCTTTTGTCGCTGTCGAACAGCCTCGAATCCGG
This genomic stretch from Natrinema sp. SYSU A 869 harbors:
- a CDS encoding IclR family transcriptional regulator, which translates into the protein MSHNDAGNREREPGSPIIKSVETSLAIVDELQARDGAGVSELADAIGKSKGTVHKHLITLRKHDYVVKEGDTYRIGLRFLDVGGYALHQVEGLQYIEPKVRELADITGETVQFSIEQRGRSIVLDRKAGKKGVFSRARIGKRFYMHQVAGGKAILANLPDERVREIVACHGLPAATDETITTEAELFEELEAVRERGYAFNIDESTHGLCAVGVPLTGPEGSVIGAFAVAGPSHRMRGERFESEIPDTIRSVINELELNLAHS